A single window of Cydia strobilella chromosome 18, ilCydStro3.1, whole genome shotgun sequence DNA harbors:
- the LOC134749197 gene encoding insulin-like growth factor-binding protein complex acid labile subunit has translation MDNTVKAILVLTLLVASGPPVNSDCNIHEIGDDTPCGGHLICTSDFSDAISDIIQMPCLYLYNDYSEEHILHQNFSISVEATDFDFSTNDSSVINELKDHINAISITNGRIKKFPEAVLNVRQAKMIDLSSNNIESLNLAAFARPSMINVLNMSYNNIERLDAQIGWPSYWQLTVTTIDFSHNNIQGVLQNNIAPYFTLRHLNLSYNYIESFNQDTFSNLTGLLTLDISNNKIIKLDSSLAGLVNLQELYLDHNDLTQLNKDNFYSLFGLKYLNISSNNLKSFESSSFNSLSSLTQLDLSNNNIEAILKSTFQNNSLLYSLDVSFNEISKIESGAFAGAHITDLKLHNNTLAGYLDTDAFNGLYFEKLDLSDADIGELGPDLFGPHPSFQSLSFSKNFISKISKTTFRNLGNLEELDLSFNKLRSIDFDTTDLKTLRYFYISNNVIQQIRRDTFEPLISLKIIDLSNNAIEDIQTRSFNNLKILILLNLKNNPITDIPQQTFNGLSLCIGLDLSGSKIKTLQNNSFNGMTSLNTLNLSHSDIKLIEFNVFNGTGAIEFLDLSFNQIESFSINSTNLKLQQIQLTSNVITAISKMSFQKQRSVTLIDISYNKISYIQPGSFMDCEFLYTLNLNNNYLSFLQYGVFEGMERVRTINLSNNKFHRFDVKLFYGLPNLQVVYLDNNFIDNINLTEFAMSAVKTLSIGGNPLICDTLTKFTHEIGSPVSLKAESPNYERENVNGIVCKSETEYNDTQDSDTKKFLAGNENLEKLINVTNRYLATIFGTLICAMLAVLCFFVYYKFRNTLTRSRVVSSSREVLSNAIELESNQD, from the exons Atgg ATAACACAGTAAAAGCGATCTTAGTGCTAACGCTGCTGGTCGCTTCAGGCCCGCCAGTGAACAGCGACTGCAACATTCACGAGATTGGCGACGACACGCCCTGCGGCGGCCACCTGATCTGCACCAGCGACTTCAGTGATGCCATCAGCGACATAATCCAAATGCCCTGCTTATACTTATACAACGATTACTCAGAAGAACACATCTTACATCAGAACTTCAGTATCTCCGTAGAGGCAACAGATTTCGACTTCAGCACCAATGACTCGTCAGTTATAAACGAGCTAAAGGACCATATTAACGCCATCTCCATAACGAACGGAAGAATCAAGAAGTTTCCAGAAGCTGTTTTAAATGTGCGACAAGCGAAGATGATTGATCTCTCAAGCAACAATATTGAGTCTCTAAATCTAGCGGCATTCGCGAGACCGAGTATGATAAACGTGCTTAATATGTCCTATAATAACATAGAACGTTTAGACGCCCAGATAGGTTGGCCTAGCTACTGGCAGTTAACAGTTACCACGATCGATTTTAGCCATAATAATATCCAAGGTGTGCTACAGAACAACATCGCACCATATTTTACATTAAGACATTTGAATCTATCTTACAATTACATAGAATCGTTCAATCAAGACACGTTCAGTAATCTGACAGGATTGCTAACGTTAGACATTTCGAACAACAAGATTATAAAACTTGACTCTTCTTTAGCTGGTCTAGTAAATTTACAAGAATTGTATTTAGATCACAACGATCTAACACAATTAAATAAGGATAACTTTTACAGCTTGTTCGGTTTGAAATATCTCAATATCAGCTccaataatttaaaaagttttgagagTTCTTCTTTCAACTCTTTAAGTTCTTTAACGCAACTGGACTTAAGTAACAACAATATTGAGGCTATTTTAAAATCAACATTTCAGAATAACAGTCTTCTTTATTCACTCGATGTGTCATTCaatgaaatatcaaaaatagaGTCGGGAGCCTTTGCAGGCGCTCATATCACAGATTTAAAACTCCACAACAACACTTTAGCAGGCTATCTCGACACCGACGCATTTAATGGTCTATACTTTGAAAAGTTGGACCTCAGTGACGCGGACATAGGGGAGCTGGGGCCCGATCTATTTGGACCTCATCCTTCCTTCCAATCGCTTAGTTTCAGTAAAAATTTTATATCTAAAATCAGTAAGACTACATTTAGAAACCTCGGAAATTTAGAGGAACTAGACCTCTCGTTTAACAAACTAAGAAGCATAGATTTTGATACTACAGATTTAAAAACATTGAGGTATTTCTACATCAGTAATAACGTCATACAGCAAATTCGAAGGGATACTTTCGAACCTCTCATTTCGCTGAAAATTATTGACCTATCCAATAATGCCATCGAAGATATACAAACCCGAtcttttaacaatttaaaaattctgattttattaaatttaaaaaataatcccATTACTGATATCCCTCAACAAACGTTTAACGGATTGTCTTTATGTATCGGTTTAGATCTCTCTGGATCTAAAATCAAAACCCTTCAAAACAACTCGTTCAATGGAATGACATCATTAAATACACTCAATTTGTCACACAGTGATATAAAACTGATAGAATTTAACGTTTTTAATGGCACTGGGGCAATAGAATTTTTAGATTTATCATTCAATCAGATTGAATCATTTTCCATAAATAGTACAAATTTAAAACTACAACAGATACAGCTAACTTCCAATGTTATCACAGCCATAAGCAAAATGTCTTTCCAAAAGCAGCGTAGTGTGACGTTAATTGATATcagttataataaaatatcatataTTCAACCAGGGTCATTTATGGACTGTGAATTTCTTTAcacattaaatttaaacaacAATTATTTATCATTTCTTCAGTATGGCGTATTTGAGGGTATGGAACGTGTAAGAACGATAAACTTATCGAATAATAAATTTCACAGATTCgatgttaaattattttacggcTTACCAAATTTGCAAGTCGTTTATCTTGATAACAATTTTATAGACAACATAAATCTCACGGAATTCGCAATGTCAGCTGTTAAGACTTTATCTATAGGAGGTAACCCGTTAATATGTGATACTTTGACGAAGTTTACCCATGAGATTGGCTCCCCTGTCTCCCTGAAAGCGGAATCCCCAAATTATGAAAGAGAAAATGTAAACGGGATAGTTTGTAAAAGTGAGACTGAGTACAATGACACTCAAGATAGTGACACTAAAAAGTTTCTCGCGGGAAATGAAAATCTAGAAAAACTTATCAACGTCACAAATCGATATTTGGCGACGATCTTTGGGACACTTATCTGCGCAATGCTCGCAgtgttatgtttttttgtttactaTAAATTTAGAAATACGCTGACACGCAGTCGGGTAGTCTCATCTAGTAGAGAAGTATTGTCGAATGCTATTGAATTAGAGAGTAATCAAGATTAA